Below is a window of Solanum stenotomum isolate F172 unplaced genomic scaffold, ASM1918654v1 scaffold30654, whole genome shotgun sequence DNA.
CAAACTCGATTTCGTTCAAACCATTATTTCTACTCTTAAACATTCACTCTCCCTCACTCTCAAATACTACACACCTTTAGCTGGCAACATTGCTTGTCCACTAAAATCGAGTGGTTATCCTGAGTTGCGTTATGTGACAGGAGATTCTGTATCTGTTACTTTTACTGAGACTGATGTGAATTTTAATCATCTCATTGGTAACCATCCTCGAAATGCTAAGGATTTTTATCCCTTCATTCCTCAATTGGCACAACCTAAGGATGCACCCGGGGTCAAACTAGTCCCGGTCCTAGCCATTCAAGTGACACTTTTTCCGAATCTTGGCATATCCGTTGGTTTTAGTAACCATCATGTTGCTTGTGATGGAAATACCATCGTGAAATTCATAAGAACATGGGGTTTACTCAACAAATTCGGCGGTGATGAACAATGTTTAGAGACTGAGTTCATTCCATTTTATGATAGGTCCGTGATAAAAGACCCTTATGAACAAGGGACGATTATATGGGATGAAATGAAGCAAAATATGCCAGATATAGGTGACATAATTGTGACTCCTCCTCTTGATAGAGTTCGAGGTACATTTATT
It encodes the following:
- the LOC125851922 gene encoding phenolic glucoside malonyltransferase 1-like encodes the protein LDFVQTIISTLKHSLSLTLKYYTPLAGNIACPLKSSGYPELRYVTGDSVSVTFTETDVNFNHLIGNHPRNAKDFYPFIPQLAQPKDAPGVKLVPVLAIQVTLFPNLGISVGFSNHHVACDGNTIVKFIRTWGLLNKFGGDEQCLETEFIPFYDRSVIKDPYEQGTIIWDEMKQNMPDIGDIIVTPPLDRVRGTFIIGRDNIVKLKNLILSRRPNLSYVTSFTITCAYIWTCLIKSKFANEEETIDED